From the genome of Bicyclus anynana chromosome 20, ilBicAnyn1.1, whole genome shotgun sequence, one region includes:
- the LOC128199226 gene encoding phosphatidylethanolamine-binding protein homolog F40A3.3-like, with amino-acid sequence MKLVFACLAVLFLSSALAKLGRRKKPSVADAFDDAGITEILNITAPKNWLKVKYGPIEVKLGNDIYPGDTILRPTISFDKADPDAYYTWCLLDPNYNNYPAKSTKRYPSSIYALYVNIRNLDIKAADVLASYAGPVPGPGTGEHYYVHLYWQQKGKIDVKSRDLPDYEVDQRYPFNLTEFLSQHNYCDEPAAGNFHTASFPDDLQEVCEEGGYCQ; translated from the exons ATGAAACTGGTGTTCGCTTGTCTGGCGGTGCTGTTCTTATCCTCGGCACTAGCTAAGCTAGGGAGACGCAAGAAGCCGAGCGTTGCTGATGCTTTTGACGACGCTGGTATCACAGAAATTCTGAATATCACGGCACCAAAAAATTGGCTAAAA GTAAAATATGGTCCCATAGAGGTAAAGCTAGGAAATGACATTTACCCTGGAGACACTATACTACGTCCCACGATTTCGTTCGATAAAGCAGACCCCGACGCCTATTATACTTGGTGCCTGCTAG ATCCCAACTACAACAACTATCCAGCTAAGAGCACAAAGCGTTATCCTTCCTCGATTTACGCATTGTACGTGAATATACGAAACTTGGACATAAAGGCGGCGGATGTACTGGCGTCGTACGCAGGCCCCGTCCCTGGCCCGGGGACTGGGGAACATTACTACGTGCATCTGTATTGGCAACAGAAAGGAAAAATAGATGTCAAGTCGCGTGATTTGCCAGA CTACGAAGTAGATCAGCGGTATCCCTTCAACCTGACCGAGTTCCTATCACAACATAACTACTGCGATGAACCTGCAGCCGGTAATTTCCACACGGCAAGCTTTCCCGACGACTTGCAAGAGGTCTGTGAAGAGGGAGGTTATTGTCAATGA
- the LOC112047085 gene encoding protein rpi-1-like: MKLILVYVVVAALALLVQGAPKINKNPKPKPKSKKSRVAAAFDETDISEQLGITPPNDLLTVTFGKIGQNLGNDIYAGKTIVIPTVEYPVKHKVYYTWVLIDPKFFSSENEESERTYAFAVYMNILKLNLDKAYAAAKYLPPRPRPGTGRHTYVALLLEQEDEIDTSCADAPNFEYHRLGFDLPALIANYSLSEPVAGNFHTAEFPDNLEDACETVCDKDEEEEEGCEEEEEEEEEEETGCEEEDEEEEEEEEKGCEEEENTEEEEEEEEEEEEVEGCEE, translated from the exons ATGAAACTGATACTGGTATATGTAGTAGTGGCGGCGCTAGCACTACTGGTGCAGGGAGCACCAAAGATCAACAAAAATCCGAAACCAAAACCCAAGAGTAAGAAAAGCAGGGTTGCTGCCGCTTTCGATGAAACTGATATCTCTGAGCAGCTTGGCATAACTCCACCTAATGACTTGCTtact gttACATTTGGCAAAATAGGGCAAAATTTAGGTAACGACATTTACGCCGGCAAAACCATCGTCATTCCTACTGTGGAGTATCCAGTGAAGCATAAAGTGTATTACACTTGGGTTCTGATCG ACCCCAAATTCTTCTCGTCCGAAAATGAGGAAAGTGAGCGGACTTACGCCTTCGCTGTTTACATGAACATACTCAAGCTAAACTTGGACAAAGCGTACGCAGCGGCCAAGTACTTGCCTCCTCGGCCTAGACCCGGCACTGGACGCCACACCTACGTCGCTTTGTTGTTAGAGCAGGAAGACGAAATAGATACCTCCTGCGCCGATGCACCTAA TTTCGAATATCACCGTCTCGGCTTCGACTTACCCGCGCTGATTGCCAACTACAGCCTTAGTGAGCCCGTGGCCGGAAATTTCCACACAGCCGAGTTCCCTGATAACTTAGAAGATGCTTGTGAAACTGTGTGTGACAAAGATGAAGAGGAAGAAGAGGGatgtgaagaagaagaagaggaagaagaaGAGGAGGAAACGGGATGTGAAGAAGAAGACGAAGAAGAGGAAGAAGAGGAGGAAAAGGGATGTGAAGAGGAAGAGAATACAGAAGAAGAGGAGGAAGAAGaggaggaagaagaagaagtagaagGATGTGAAGAATAA
- the LOC112052688 gene encoding phosphatidylethanolamine-binding protein homolog F40A3.3-like, whose amino-acid sequence MKLVLACLAVLFLASVLARPGKSKKQSAGDAFEDAGITELLNIQAPTNWLKVKYGSIEVKRGNDIYPGDTIEQPTITFDQADPDTYYAWFLLDPNYNNYSAKDKKPYKASLFALYVNIKNMNINAADALAKYLCPNPRPGTGEHYYVHLLWEQQEKIDVSSCDMPDYETDQRYPFNLTEFISQYNLSDEPAAGNFHTASFPDDLQEVCEEGGYC is encoded by the exons ATGAAACTGGTGCTCGCTTGTCTGGCGGTGCTGTTCTTAGCTTCGGTCTTAGCTAGGCCGGGTAAGAGCAAGAAGCAGAGCGCTGGAGACGCCTTCGAGGACGCTGGTATTACAGAGCTTCTGAATATCCAGGCACCAACAAATTGGCTTAAG GTAAAATATGGTTCCATAGAGGTAAAGCGAGGAAATGACATTTACCCTGGAGACACTATAGAACAACCCACGATTACATTTGATCAAGCAGATCCCGACACCTATTATGCTTGGTTCTTGTTAG ATCCCAACTACAACAACTATTCAGCTAAGGACAAAAAGCCTTATAAGGCCTCTCTTTTCGCATTGTACGTGAATATAAAAAACATGAACATAAACGCGGCGGATGCACTGGCGAAGTATTTGTGCCCCAACCCTCGCCCGGGGACTGGGGAACATTACTACGTGCATCTGCTCTGGGAACAACAAGAAAAAATAGATGTCAGCTCATGTGATATGCCAGA CTACGAAACAGATCAGCGGTATCCCTTCAACCTGACTGAGTTCATATCACAATACAACTTGAGCGATGAACCTGCAGCCGGTAATTTCCACACAGCAAGCTTTCCCGACGACTTGCAAGAGGTCTGTGAAGAGGGAGGCTATTGTTAA
- the LOC112052675 gene encoding phosphatidylethanolamine-binding protein 1-like produces MKLVLACLAVLFLASVLARPGKSKKQSAGDAFEDAGITELLNIQAPTNWLKVKYGPIEVKRGNDIYPGDTIEQPTITFDQADPDTYYAWFLLDPNYNNYSAKDKKPYKALLYALYVNIKNINIKAADVLAKYLGPSPRTGTGEHYYVHLLWEQQEKIDVSSCDMPDYETDQRYPFNLTEFISQYNLSDEPAAGNFHTASFPDDLQEVCEEGGYC; encoded by the exons ATGAAACTGGTGCTCGCTTGTCTGGCGGTGCTGTTCCTAGCTTCGGTCTTAGCTAGGCCGGGTAAGAGCAAGAAGCAGAGCGCTGGAGACGCCTTCGAGGACGCTGGTATCACAGAGCTTCTGAATATCCAGGCACCAACAAATTGGCTTAAA GTAAAATATGGTCCCATAGAGGTAAAGCGAGGAAATGACATTTACCCTGGAGACACTATAGAACAACCCACGATTACATTTGATCAAGCAGATCCCGACACCTATTATGCTTGGTTCTTGTTAG ATCCCAACTACAACAACTATTCAGCTAAGGACAAAAAGCCTTATAAGGCCTTGCTTTACGCATTATACgtgaatataaaaaacataaacataaaggCGGCGGATGTACTGGCGAAGTACTTGGGCCCCAGCCCTCGCACGGGGACTGGGGAACATTACTACGTGCATCTGCTCTGGGAACAACAAGAAAAAATAGATGTCAGCTCATGTGACATGCCAGA CTACGAAACAGATCAGCGGTATCCCTTCAACCTGACTGAGTTCATATCACAATACAACTTGAGCGATGAGCCTGCAGCTGGTAATTTCCACACAGCAAGCTTTCCCGACGACTTGCAAGAGGTCTGTGAAGAGGGAGGTTATTGTTAA
- the LOC112047063 gene encoding protein D1 gives MKLVFACLAVLFLASALAKPRRKKKQSIADTFVEAGFPEVLNIAAPENSFEVTYGPVRVNMGNEIYPGLTSDRPDIAWKNADRNALYAFIMLDPNLLLSAKEERGRTLLHALYVNIRNMDLDSADEVARFISPSPAPGSGVHDYVYLLYKHKKRIDTSASDIPDFSQPGYRILFNLTEFLSEYDFGDAEAGNFHRAQFPDDLEEACEEYCE, from the exons ATGAAACTTGTGTTCGCTTGTCTGGCGGTGCTGTTCCTAGCCTCGGCACTAGCTAAGCCGAGGAGAAAAAAGAAGCAGAGCATAGCTGATACCTTCGTCGAAGCTGGTTTCCCAGAAGTTCTGAACATAGCGGCACCAGAAAACTCGTTTgaa GTAACATATGGTCCTGTAAGGGTAAATATGGGAAATGAGATTTACCCCGGTCTCACCAGCGATCGGCCCGACATCGCGTGGAAGAATGCTGATCGCAATGCTTTATATGCTTTCATCATGCTAG ATCCAAACTTACTTTTATCAGCGAAAGAAGAACGTGGAAGGACCTTGCTTCACGCATTGTACGTGAACATTAGAAACATGGACTTAGACTCGGCTGATGAAGTGGCGAGGTTCATAAGTCCCAGCCCTGCTCCTGGTAGTGGAGTGCATGATTACgtatatttgttatataaacataaaaagaGAATAGATACCAGTGCGTCTGACATACCAGA CTTCAGCCAACCTGGCTACCGGATACTATTCAATCTTACAGAGTTCTTATCAGAATATGACTTTGGTGATGCGGAGGCCGGCAACTTCCACAGAGCTCAGTTTCCTGACGACTTAGAAGAAGCTTGCGAAGAGTATTGTGAATGA